CAGTGATGGAGAGAAAATACAGCCTTGCGAGGAAACTTTGTCAAATGAGTATGtactatctgctgtgtgtgagtatgtactatctgctgtgtgtgtgtgtgtgtgtgtctgtctgtctgtctgtgtgtgtgtgtctgtatgcgtgtgtgtgtgtgtgtgtgtgtctgtacatgtgtctgtgtgtgtgtgtgtgtgtgtctgtacgtgtatctgtgtgtgtgtgtgtgtgtctgtctgtgtgtctgtacgtgtgtctgtctgtgtgtgtgtgtgtgtgtgtgtgtgtctgtacgtgtgtctctgtgtgtgtgtctgtacgtgtgtgtgtgtgtgtgtgtacgcgtgtctgtgtgtgtgtgtgtgtctgtacgtgtgtctctgtgtgtgtgtctgtacgtgTGTCTCTGTACGTGTGTCTgtacgtgtgtctgtgtgtgtgtgtgtgtgtacgcgtgtctgtgtgtgtgtgtgtgtgtgtgtgtatgcgtatctgtgtgtgtgtgtacgcgtatctgtgtgtgtgtgtacgcgtgtctgtgtgtgtgtgtctgtacgcgtatctgtgtgtgcgtgtgtgtgtgtgtgtgtgtgtgcgcgcgcacatGTGCCATCCCATCCCGGGTGTGTTCCCTGTGTTCCCTGGGATAGCCTCtgtcccctgtgaccctgcctgaacaggataagtgcttggaagatggatggatagaggaACATTGGGGGTGTTTCCCGAAGGCTCCTTAACACTACGTCGTTCGTATGCTCTATGTTAGAGGCGTTAGAGAGGCTTCAGGAAACTCGCCCTTTGTCTTTATGCTATAGAACTCCCAGTAAGGGTCAAACCAAATCGTCCATTTGATGCCCTTActctgtcgtgtgtgtgtgtgacacatttttattttttgtctatTTATTTAGTCTGGCCTGTTCATTTTTCAGACAGGGTGTATTTAATGCATCGTTTTGTGTGAATGTGCTTCATATGACATGTCCAAGTAGCCCTTTAGAAATGTGCTTTACATATGCTGTGGGTCCCAAAAAAGATTAATTTCATTCTCTCTTGATATTATGCTTTCAGTTCTTATTTATGAGCCTGAGAACCCAGAGGCCAAACAATTTATTCCCCTCATTGAAGCGAAGTTACTGATGGGTAAGATTGTGGACTGTTATCTTCCCCCATAGATCAAATCATCTTTCCATCTCTGCTGTAATGTGAGGCTGGTTTTAACTTATTACCGAAGCATTTTAATGTCGTCACGTCATTGCTATCATTTTTATCCAGTTTTCTTGCAGcattttatactttattttaaagtaatttacatttttatgagAAAAGTAAAAGCGTAtccttttatattttaattgacTTTTCAGGAAGACATTTGGCATGGCacttaaatatgtataaaaaatacaatttgaGTCTAAATTTGACTAGTTAATATGAAGTCAAAGCAGCAAACTGTTTTGGCTCAGCTAAAGCCTTCAGCCCCTTTTGAATCGAACTTGAAGAAAACAACTGAATGCACGGCTGTATTTATTCAGGATCCCGTGAGAAATACTGTATTAGTCACCTTTTAAATTGCTGTGTACTCTGTATGTATGACTGTTTATGAATTTCATATAATGTAAGGTACAAACTGCAATGCCAGTTAAGTACatattttgtataatttttaaaaatacatatgtCATCTGTCCTGCATTCATCTGGTGACAAATGACCGCATTCAAGAATAATTGCAAAGTTAACAAATGCAAAATATCTCACCTTGCACTTACCATTTCCAAGATGGCAAAGAGAACAGCCAAaattagcagtttttttttattaattttgatTTCTTTCTGTGTACTTACTGTTTGCACTGTTTTGTTACTGCTGTTGTGGACTTGCACGCAAGTTTTTCACTCAGCTGTACTTACCAAGTGTCAAGGGATGTAACAAAGTGGCTTGAATTTGATTTGAATTAAATCTATTCCGCTCTAACTTGAACAGTTTGTAAAATGAATGTGAGACTCTTCTGCAGTGTTCATGTGCTTTACCAAGCCCCACGGTGCTTTCTGAGGATGCTGATTGTAATGTTTATTGCTCTGTCACACCAGAGCCGGAGGAAGACATCGGCTTGCACACTAGCGACAGTGATACTGAGAATGAGGGGGAATCTTTGGAACCTTCCAACTGCACCTGTTCAGACGATCTGGAGGAAGAAGTTGAGGCAACTTCATGAAGTGATGATCAGATGTTTCTGAGCAAAGAATTTAGACATTTGGGCAGCAATACTGCTGCTGCCGTCATTACTGTTAATAAACATAGTAAATTTTATCTGTATCCGTGTTGATTTTTATTAATGATTTAAGAGGTTAAGTAATTTAAGCGACCGAGCATGATGGTTGAAtactttttaatgcattttttttttataagttaTGGCTGCTTTTTTAATGCCATCATTAGGGACAAAGTGACATAATCTCATAGTTGGGTTTGGGTTTTATAAGATGCTGTCCTAACATCTACgggcttttttcccccctcctcctctctgGTATTTTGACAAGATGACCACCACAGATTTTTTATAGAGGCCATAGTAGCTGAAGAGTATGGCTTGGTGTAACCAACACAATTTGGATGAATGCACAACACACCTCTTGTTTCAGGAAAAAGTCAGATGAGCAGAAGTTCAACAGGTGCCTAGTGGGGGGAAATGCTGTGTTCCATGTCTCCTGCCTTACTTGATAAGGTGAAAGCTAGTTACTGAAATCCCTCAATATCATCTACTTGGGTTTTAGAGAAATCCAGCCGCCAACGTTATTTATGTTTTCGCTCCTTATTGTCACTGATATCCTCTTTGTCACATTCCTTATACTTTCCCAACTTCTCTCATTACACATGCAGAGAAGACTTGTCCACCTATTGTTCTGCATGCCCCAATTCCACCCTGCTACAGCTTTTCAAAATTTCACTTATGTCAGTTATTTTTGGGCCCGACTCTTTATCAGCCTTGAGCTTTCTGTATGCGCTTTGGGAAAgttgccccctcccctccccccagcctcGCCATAGCGAGTTTGGAGCATGACCAGGGTTCATTTACCAAGAGGACTCTGGAGCGACTTTACTTTAGTTATTACAGTTCACAATCCGCACTGCCCAGTGAAGCATATAATCCTGTTTCAGTTCTTAGAATCTCGCAGTGAGCGCTCGTCCCCGAAAGATGATTTCATTAGCTGCATGTAGCCTATGTCCAGGTATCGCTGTGCAACGCTACGAAATGCGCGCGATCTGCGATGTACCTGGGTTTGTCATGCAAATAGTCGACTACGAATGACCACCTGAATTTTTTCCACCTGGGCAGTCTCTAAACCCTTTTAAAAAACCTAAGTAAGCACACGCAGTCTTAGTCTTATTGcataaaaacagaatgaaattGGAACCGGACTTTTAAACTAAAATAGCAGAAATGAGCACCATCTGCTGGTTAATGCGAAAAAATATTTTCCGGCGTTATGCATGACTTGCATGCCGTTTTTGTGGATTCCTTTTACTTAACACCTGTTTAGGTTTAAGCATATTCTCCGCACGATGGTGTAGTAAATTGACCGATAAATGTTAAAATACCGTTATGTTTGACTAAATAACTAAATTCAAAGCTCTAGCTGTCACTCGAAAATTTTGCCTCTTTTAGTGATCATGACCGGTTATTAGGGAGGAAGTCAAACACAACCTAAGCGCTTAACACAATTTTCTGTACTGGCTAAAGATGCCATTTTCTA
This window of the Paramormyrops kingsleyae isolate MSU_618 chromosome 1, PKINGS_0.4, whole genome shotgun sequence genome carries:
- the erich2 gene encoding glutamate-rich protein 2 isoform X4, producing the protein MNRTGDRNPKEETTKKVGVEQYGPRTLRSRRAAFPQSEAIQENPGTPEDRKGPCSEVLHDSRRAPLLLFAEFLKSVMERKYSLARKLCQMILIYEPENPEAKQFIPLIEAKLLMEPEEDIGLHTSDSDTENEGESLEPSNCTCSDDLEEEVEATS